TGTGATTAGTGCAAGTGGGAATGATGCGTGTATAGGGGATGCCATTGATTTTTCGGGTACGAATCTTACACCTGCCATTGCATTAGCAGGCTGGCATTGGACATTTGGAAACGGAGATACCTCCACCCTGCAGGATATCAGTTATGTGTATAAAACAGGAGGGGTATATACAGCGGGGGTATATGCTGTGAGCAGGGATGGGTGTTTGTCTGATTCATTCTGGCTACCAGTGAAGATAGTTGATATTGCATTGGATGCCGGGCGCGATACGCTGATTGCGAAAGGGCAACCCTTGCAGCTGAATGCAGTGGCGACAGGAGATAATTTAAGTTATAGCTGGTCGCCGGCTACAGGGTTGAATGATGTGATGATTGCAGATCCTGTGGCAGTGTTGTTTCAGGATGTGAAATATGTATTGACGGTGACTTCACCAGAGGGATGTGTACAGGTGGATAGTTTGGCTGTGAAGGCATATACGGGACCGGAATTTTATGTACCAAGTGCTTTTTCACCGAATCATGATGGGCAGAATGATTTGTTCAGGGCAATATCGCCGGGCGTACCTCAGCTGGATTTTTTATGTGTGTGGGATAGATGGGGGAAAGAGGTGTTCAGGACGAGTGAATTAACAGGTGCATGGGATGGCACTTTTAAGGGCCAGGATTCGCCTGTTGGGACGTATGTATACATGATACAGGGAACTGATTATACAGGGCATAAATTCAGCCGGAAAGGGACTGTTACGTTGATAAGATAAAAGACCAATCCCCGGAGTTTTGCCTTCGGCAAAACTCCGGGGATTGGTGGGACTGTCCTTGCGGACGGCTTAAATATTTTATTCCTTATGACCTTGCATCTTCCATATTTTTCAGGAAATTATACAGATCATTCATGTTAGTAATTTTAGTTGCTACTAACATAAAGTTCGTACCTAACTGTTTCAGCTTCGCATTGTTCACCCTTGTCTGTACATAGTTCAATATATGATCAAATGTAGGCGATGTAAAGTAAGGCGAATCCGGGTTGTTGATAAAGTAACAACGTAATGTCTCATTCTTCATCATCATCTTCTCAAAACCTAACTTAATCGCCATCCACCGACAACGCACCAGGCATAATAGTTCCAATACCGGTTCAGGCAATGGACCGAATCTATCTTTCAGTTCTTCTTCAAATGCAACCAGCTTACTTTCCAGCGTGATATTATCCAGTTCCTGGTACAGGTTCAAACGCTCCTGTATGCTTTCTACATAACTATCAGGAATGAGTATTTCAAGATCTGTATCGATGGTACAATCGCTTACATAATCTTTCTTCTCTTCCAGCTGTTCTTTAAAGAGATCTTTGAATTCATTTTGTTTCAGTTCGCGGATCGCTTCGTCCAGGATCTTCTGGTACATATCAAATCCGATATCTGACATGAAACCACTCTGCTCACCACCTAACAGGTTACCGGCACCACGTATATCAAGGTCGCGCATCGCAATCTGGAAACCGCTACCGAGTTCACTATGCTGCTCCAGCGTTTGCAAGCGCTTACGGCTGTCAGCAGGCAATGTACTCATGGGTGGCGCCAGCAGGTAACAGAATGCCTTCTTGTTACTACGCCCAACACGACCACGTAACTGGTGCAGGTCACTTAATCCAAAGTGATGTGCATTGTTGATGATGATGGTATTTGCATTTGGAATATCCACACCGCTCTCCACGATGTTGGTACATACCAGTACATCGTACTTACGATCGATGAAATCAAGGATCACTTCTTCCAGCTGATGACCTTCCATCTGCCCGTGCGCAGTAGCGACAGACAAGTCAGGACATAAGCCTTTAATGAGACTGCTGATCTCGCCTAAACCTTTCACACGGTTGTATACAAAGTAAACCTGTCCTCCTCTTTCCGTTTCGTAATAGATAGCATCGCGGATCATGTCATGATCGAATACGTGTACCTCTGTTTCAATCGGCTGCCTGTTAGGTGGCGGCGTATTGATGACAGAAAGGTCTCTCGCACCCATCAGTGAGAACTGTAATGTTCTCGGAATAGGCGTAGCCGTTAGTGTCAGTGTATCTACATTCAACTTGATGTGTTTCAGCTTTTCTTTTGCTGCCACACCAAATTTCTGTTCCTCATCGACGATCAGCACACCGAGGTCTTTGAACTTCACATCCTTGCTCAGTAAGGCATGCGTACCAACGATGATATCAATCTTTCCTTCAGCGAGTCGCTGTAGTGTTTCTTTCTTTTCTTTTGCAGATTTAAAGCGATTCAGATAATCTACTGTACATGGAAAATCTTTCAGTCGGTCTGCAAATGTTTTGAAGTGCTGGAAAGCGAGGATGGTAGTAGGTACGAGTATTGCAGCCTGCTTACCATCTACGATGGATTTGAATGCTGCACGCACTGCTACTTCTGTCTTACCAAAACCAACGTCGCCACATACCAGTCTGTCCATTGGTGCAGGCGATTCCATATCTCTCTTTACATCGGCAGTGGCCTTGCTCTGGTCAGGGGTATCTTCATAGATGAAAGAAGCTTCCAGCTCAGTTTGCAGATATGTATCCGGTGCATGCTGGAATCCTTGCTGGGCCTTGCGTGCCGCGTATAGCCTGATCAGGTCTTTAGCGATATCCTTAACCTGTGTTTTCGCTTTTTCTTTCAGCTTATCCCATGCATCACTACCCAGTTTGTTGACTTTGGGTTCCTGGCCTTCCTTGCCGGTGAACTTACTGATCTTGTGCAGGGAGTTGATGTTCACATACAGGAGGTCATTGTTCTTGTAAATGATACGAATGGCTTCCTGCATTTTACCCCCTACTTCTATCTTCTGTAAACCACTATACATACCTACACCATGGTCGATATGCGTTACGAAGTCGCCCGACTGCAATTCGCGCAGGGTCTTCATGGTAAGCGCCTTATTCTTGTTGTACGCCTGCTTTACCTTGTACTTGTGGTAACGCTGGAAGATCTGGTGATCTGTATAGCACACGAGTTTCAATGAATGATCAATGAAGCCATGGCTTACCGGCACCGGTATCGGGAAGAAAGTGAAGGTCGCTTTCAGGTCTTCGAATATGCTGCGCAACCTTTCCAGCTGGCGGGCATTTTCGGCGAAGATGAAGAGGTTGTATTTATTTTTATTGTGGGTTTCCAGGTCTTTAATCAGCATTTCAAACTGACGGTTAAAGACTGGCTGCTCCTGTGTTTCGAAGTTCAGTGGGGTAAAGTTACGGTTCGTTTCTTCCCACCACAATTTAGAACCAAAGACGATGCAGTGCCTTTGCAGGATCTGCTGCATGAGGAGATGAGCCTTTACAAAATCTGTCTCCTTCAGTTCCATCTTCTCATCTTCATCAATCCTCACCTGTTGGCCGGATTGTAAGAAAGCATCCAGCTTCTCTTCCAACTGCAAAATTACATCCTGCACATAACCCGGGTCTTTCATCCAGACTACGGTATTGGCAGGCAGGAATTCCAGCAGGGAGGTTTTCTGATGGTCCAGGTTATGGGTATCCATATTGGCGATCAGGGTTACCTGGGTGAGTTTGCGCTCACTGAGCTGGGTTTCCGGATCGAAGATGCGGATAGAGTCGATATCTTCTCCGAACAACTCTATGCGGTAAGGTTTTTCATTACCAAAAGAGTAGATGTCAAGAATACCCCCACGGAGGGCATACTGCCCCGGTTCGTATACGAAGTCAGTGAAGCTGAAGCCCCAGCTGACGAGTTTTTCCAGCAGATCGTCCACCTTGAGCACATCGCCTACCTTCAACTGGACCATGTTGGTATTGAAGGCCATGGAGGCGGCTACCTTTTCCCATAGGGCTTCGGGGTAGGTGACG
This Chitinophaga sancti DNA region includes the following protein-coding sequences:
- the mfd gene encoding transcription-repair coupling factor, with product MNIQAVLQLYQRDTRLQQLVKGIHLSHPQYFQLTGLTGSTPTFIAAGAWELASSVNHLFILNDKEEAAYFHNDLEQLSQALDIFYFPDSFKKVGQFSDLNSSHSMLRTEALMKFSGDSIHKKILVTYPEALWEKVAASMAFNTNMVQLKVGDVLKVDDLLEKLVSWGFSFTDFVYEPGQYALRGGILDIYSFGNEKPYRIELFGEDIDSIRIFDPETQLSERKLTQVTLIANMDTHNLDHQKTSLLEFLPANTVVWMKDPGYVQDVILQLEEKLDAFLQSGQQVRIDEDEKMELKETDFVKAHLLMQQILQRHCIVFGSKLWWEETNRNFTPLNFETQEQPVFNRQFEMLIKDLETHNKNKYNLFIFAENARQLERLRSIFEDLKATFTFFPIPVPVSHGFIDHSLKLVCYTDHQIFQRYHKYKVKQAYNKNKALTMKTLRELQSGDFVTHIDHGVGMYSGLQKIEVGGKMQEAIRIIYKNNDLLYVNINSLHKISKFTGKEGQEPKVNKLGSDAWDKLKEKAKTQVKDIAKDLIRLYAARKAQQGFQHAPDTYLQTELEASFIYEDTPDQSKATADVKRDMESPAPMDRLVCGDVGFGKTEVAVRAAFKSIVDGKQAAILVPTTILAFQHFKTFADRLKDFPCTVDYLNRFKSAKEKKETLQRLAEGKIDIIVGTHALLSKDVKFKDLGVLIVDEEQKFGVAAKEKLKHIKLNVDTLTLTATPIPRTLQFSLMGARDLSVINTPPPNRQPIETEVHVFDHDMIRDAIYYETERGGQVYFVYNRVKGLGEISSLIKGLCPDLSVATAHGQMEGHQLEEVILDFIDRKYDVLVCTNIVESGVDIPNANTIIINNAHHFGLSDLHQLRGRVGRSNKKAFCYLLAPPMSTLPADSRKRLQTLEQHSELGSGFQIAMRDLDIRGAGNLLGGEQSGFMSDIGFDMYQKILDEAIRELKQNEFKDLFKEQLEEKKDYVSDCTIDTDLEILIPDSYVESIQERLNLYQELDNITLESKLVAFEEELKDRFGPLPEPVLELLCLVRCRWMAIKLGFEKMMMKNETLRCYFINNPDSPYFTSPTFDHILNYVQTRVNNAKLKQLGTNFMLVATKITNMNDLYNFLKNMEDARS